In a single window of the Burkholderia pyrrocinia genome:
- a CDS encoding FdhF/YdeP family oxidoreductase yields the protein MTNRREVPGIRKYDGPAGGWGALRATAEAVRTQMETIEAPIVLMRTNQPDGFDCPGCAWPDKEHKSTFQFCENGAKAVTWEATTKRVTPEFFAANTVSSLLRMSDYELENMGRLTHPLVYDRATDTFRAIEWDDAFARIGDVLRALPPEQVEFYTSGRASNEAAYLYQLFARELGTNNFPDCSNMCHEPTSVGLPQSIGIGKGTVSLEDFDHCELIISIGHNPGTNHPRMMGTLHECSRRNVPIIVFNPLRERALERFADPQDMIEMASFGSTRIASTYYQLDAGGDAAALKGIMKALLQLEAERGDVLDRDFIAQHTNGFDAFSADLQVTSWDDIERASGLSQAQLEQVALAYAKSNATIVTYGMGVTQHNKGTATVRLIADLLLMRGNIGKPGAGVCPLRGHSNVQGNRTVGITEKPSAEFLKKIEDVCGFTPPAHHGHDAVQAMQAMVDGSAKALLCLGGNFAVALPDPELSFPAMAKLDLSVHLGTKLNRSHLLVGKETFILPVLGRTELDMQASGRQSITVEDSMSMVHASAGKLKPASDQLRSEPAIVAGIAHATLPNSKVAWLDLIADYDRIRDLIDRTVSGFEAFNERIRTPGGFRLPLPPTERVWPTATGKAMFSVYKGVAEDAEVLGGEHVLRLITLRSHDQYNTTIYGLDDRYRGVFGRRDVLFMNPADLAKYGLEHGDLVDIETITASGRTLRLEKITAIEYDIAPGSVGAYYPEANVLVPLDYIDKESGTPSYKSVPVRVERSAVA from the coding sequence ATGACAAATCGACGCGAAGTGCCAGGCATCAGGAAGTACGATGGGCCCGCCGGCGGTTGGGGCGCGCTTCGCGCGACAGCCGAGGCCGTTCGCACGCAGATGGAAACCATCGAGGCGCCGATCGTGCTGATGCGGACCAACCAGCCCGACGGTTTCGACTGCCCCGGCTGCGCATGGCCCGACAAGGAACACAAGTCGACGTTCCAGTTCTGCGAGAACGGCGCGAAGGCCGTCACGTGGGAAGCGACGACCAAGCGCGTGACGCCCGAGTTCTTCGCGGCGAACACGGTGTCGTCGCTGCTGCGCATGTCGGACTACGAACTGGAGAACATGGGCCGGCTCACGCATCCGCTCGTCTACGATCGCGCGACCGACACGTTCCGCGCGATCGAATGGGACGACGCGTTCGCGCGCATCGGCGACGTGCTGCGCGCGCTGCCGCCCGAGCAGGTCGAGTTCTACACGTCGGGCCGCGCGTCGAACGAAGCCGCGTACCTGTACCAGTTGTTCGCACGCGAACTCGGCACCAACAACTTCCCCGACTGCTCGAACATGTGCCACGAGCCGACCAGCGTCGGCCTGCCGCAATCGATCGGCATCGGCAAGGGCACCGTGTCGCTGGAGGATTTCGACCACTGCGAGCTGATCATCTCGATCGGCCACAACCCGGGCACGAACCACCCGCGGATGATGGGCACGCTGCACGAATGCTCGCGGCGCAACGTGCCGATCATCGTGTTCAATCCGCTGCGCGAGCGCGCGCTCGAACGCTTCGCGGATCCGCAGGACATGATCGAGATGGCGTCGTTCGGCTCGACGCGGATCGCGTCGACGTACTACCAGCTCGACGCGGGCGGCGACGCAGCCGCGCTGAAGGGCATCATGAAGGCGCTGCTGCAGCTCGAAGCCGAGCGCGGCGACGTGCTCGACCGCGACTTCATCGCGCAGCACACCAACGGCTTCGACGCGTTCTCGGCCGACCTGCAGGTCACGTCGTGGGACGACATCGAGCGCGCGAGCGGCCTCAGCCAGGCGCAGCTCGAACAGGTCGCACTCGCCTACGCGAAGTCGAACGCGACGATCGTCACGTACGGGATGGGCGTCACGCAGCACAACAAGGGCACCGCAACCGTACGCCTGATCGCCGACCTGCTGCTGATGCGCGGCAACATCGGCAAGCCCGGCGCCGGCGTGTGCCCGCTGCGCGGCCATTCGAACGTACAGGGCAACCGCACGGTCGGCATCACCGAGAAGCCGTCGGCCGAGTTCCTGAAGAAGATCGAGGATGTGTGCGGCTTCACGCCGCCCGCGCATCACGGGCATGACGCCGTGCAGGCGATGCAGGCGATGGTCGACGGCAGCGCGAAGGCGCTGCTGTGCCTCGGCGGCAACTTCGCGGTCGCGCTGCCCGATCCCGAGCTGTCGTTCCCGGCAATGGCGAAGCTCGACCTGAGCGTGCACCTCGGCACGAAGCTGAACCGCTCGCACCTGCTGGTCGGGAAGGAAACCTTCATCCTGCCCGTGCTCGGCCGCACCGAGCTCGACATGCAGGCGAGCGGCCGGCAATCGATCACCGTCGAGGATTCGATGTCGATGGTCCACGCGTCGGCCGGCAAGCTCAAGCCGGCGTCCGACCAGTTGCGCTCGGAGCCCGCGATCGTCGCGGGGATCGCGCATGCGACGCTGCCGAACAGCAAGGTCGCGTGGCTCGACCTGATCGCCGACTACGACCGCATCCGCGACCTGATCGACCGCACGGTGTCCGGCTTCGAGGCGTTCAACGAGCGCATCCGCACGCCGGGCGGCTTCCGGCTGCCGCTGCCGCCCACCGAGCGCGTGTGGCCCACGGCGACCGGCAAGGCGATGTTCTCGGTGTACAAGGGCGTCGCGGAAGACGCGGAAGTGCTCGGCGGCGAGCATGTGCTGCGGCTGATCACGCTGCGCAGCCACGACCAGTACAACACGACGATCTACGGGCTCGACGACCGCTATCGCGGCGTGTTCGGGCGGCGCGACGTGCTGTTCATGAACCCGGCGGATCTCGCGAAGTACGGGCTCGAACACGGCGACCTCGTCGACATCGAAACGATCACCGCGTCGGGCCGGACGCTGCGTCTCGAGAAGATCACCGCGATCGAGTACGACATCGCGCCGGGTTCGGTCGGCGCGTACTACCCGGAAGCGAACGTGCTCGTGCCGCTCGACTACATCGACAAGGAAAGCGGCACGCCGTCGTACAAGTCGGTGCCGGTGCGCGTCGAGCGATCGGCGGTCGCGTGA
- a CDS encoding Dyp-type peroxidase: MTDRQAAMQTPPPLSQAVHSTITRSAIFLVATINPGADHADTIRSWCGDIAALVRSVGKRVPGGNLTCVCGFGADAWDTLFGDPRPASLHPFREFGAGQRVAVATPGDILLHIRAEAMDLCFELATQLLGALGSAVTVVDEVHGFRNFDQRAMIGFVDGTENPEGREAVDFTVIGDEDAEFAGGSYVIVQKYLHDMAGWNALAVETQERIIGRTKLSDIELAPDVKPSCSHSSLTTLDENGQEVKILRDNMPFGRPGAGEFGTYFIGYARSPAPIEQMLENMFVGRPPGNYDRLLDYSRAVTGSLFFVPSTDLLEALADRAAPAADAVQPESSSSAPQRDGSLKIGSLKGTQAYE; this comes from the coding sequence ATGACTGACCGGCAGGCCGCGATGCAGACACCTCCCCCACTCTCCCAGGCCGTTCACAGCACGATCACGCGCAGCGCGATCTTCCTCGTGGCGACGATCAATCCCGGTGCCGATCACGCCGACACGATCCGTTCATGGTGCGGCGACATCGCCGCGCTCGTGCGCTCGGTCGGCAAGCGCGTGCCGGGCGGCAACCTGACCTGCGTGTGCGGCTTCGGCGCCGACGCGTGGGATACGCTGTTCGGCGACCCGCGCCCCGCGTCGCTGCATCCGTTCCGCGAATTCGGCGCCGGGCAGCGCGTCGCGGTCGCGACGCCGGGCGACATCCTGCTGCACATCCGCGCCGAAGCGATGGACCTGTGCTTCGAACTCGCGACGCAACTGCTCGGCGCGCTCGGCAGCGCAGTCACGGTCGTCGACGAGGTGCACGGCTTCCGCAATTTCGACCAGCGCGCGATGATCGGCTTCGTCGACGGCACCGAGAACCCCGAAGGCCGCGAGGCGGTCGACTTCACGGTGATCGGCGATGAAGACGCGGAATTTGCCGGCGGCAGCTACGTGATCGTGCAGAAGTACCTGCACGACATGGCCGGCTGGAACGCGCTCGCGGTCGAGACGCAGGAGCGCATCATCGGCCGCACCAAGCTGTCCGACATCGAGCTCGCGCCGGACGTGAAGCCGTCGTGTTCGCACAGCTCGCTGACCACGCTCGACGAGAACGGCCAGGAAGTGAAGATCCTGCGCGACAACATGCCGTTCGGGCGCCCGGGCGCCGGTGAATTCGGCACCTATTTCATCGGCTATGCGCGCTCGCCGGCGCCGATCGAGCAAATGCTCGAGAACATGTTCGTCGGCCGCCCGCCCGGCAACTACGACCGCCTGCTCGACTACAGCCGCGCGGTCACCGGCTCGCTGTTCTTCGTACCGTCGACCGACCTGCTCGAAGCGCTCGCCGATCGCGCGGCGCCGGCCGCCGACGCCGTGCAACCGGAATCCTCGTCGTCCGCGCCGCAGCGCGACGGCTCGCTGAAAATCGGCTCGCTGAAAGGAACCCAAGCCTATGAATAA
- a CDS encoding ATP-dependent Clp protease ATP-binding subunit translates to MPALCDICHARPAVARATVMQDGERKTISICDYHFRQLMRHQSMLNPFDSLLGGGGSSSLFGELGDESPLAAEVPRESVDPTDAFSEQTLELLQRAAEKAHELRRSELDSEHLLYALADTDVCAALLKELKLSPQDIKSYIDEHAHTGTAAPDAPLDKLSISPRVKKAVQYAFQASRDLGHSYIGPEHLLIGLASVPDSIAGTLLKKYGVTPEALRQKVVKVVGKGAEDGRVDAPTGTPNLDKFGRDLTAIARQGKLDPVLGRAQEIESTIEVLARRKKNNPVLIGEPGVGKTAIVEGLAQRIVNGDVPEVLRNKRLVEVNINSMVAGAKYRGEFEERAKQLIDEVTAKQDELILFIDELHTIVGAGQGGGEGGLDIANVLKPALARGELSLIGATTLNEYQKYIEKDAALERRFQPVFVPEPSVEQTIVILRGLRDSLEAHHQVTFADDAFVAAAEFADRYITSRFLPDKAIDLIDQAAARVRIGATSRPVDIQEGEAQIAQLKREQDYATSRKRFDEAKQFEEQINAKQKAVDEKMEAWQRKTGSETLEVTVESVAEVVSRLTGIPVSELTQEERQKLLKMEEQLRERVVGQSDAVVAVSDAVRLSRAGLGQTHRPIATFLFLGPTGVGKTELAKALAETVFGDEQAIIRIDMSEYMERHAVARLIGAPPGYVGYDEGGQLTERVRRRPYSVILLDEIEKAHPDVYNVLLQVFDDGRLTDGKGRVVDFSNTIIIATSNLGAAIIMDNLTQPEAARKTDKAIRDELMQVLKGHFRPEFLNRIDEVIVFHALSKENIRAIVQIQLDRVVRTAAAQDITLVMGDALVEHLTEAGYQPEFGARELKRQIRQTIETKLAKEILADRLKSGDRVEVDYDKDSDEVKFDKLAAPEAKDTKDAKKDADGKAKPNGNAAANASGEAKDGAAPADVPPPTAKSSAKKSSGAKKDAH, encoded by the coding sequence ATGCCCGCACTTTGCGATATCTGCCACGCCCGGCCGGCCGTCGCGCGCGCAACCGTGATGCAGGACGGCGAGCGCAAGACGATCTCGATTTGCGATTACCACTTCCGTCAGCTGATGCGGCATCAGAGCATGCTGAACCCGTTCGATTCGCTGCTGGGCGGCGGCGGCTCGTCGTCGCTGTTCGGCGAGCTCGGTGACGAATCGCCGCTCGCCGCCGAGGTGCCGCGCGAATCGGTCGACCCGACCGACGCGTTCAGCGAACAGACGCTCGAACTGCTGCAGCGCGCGGCCGAGAAGGCGCACGAGCTGCGCCGCAGCGAACTCGACTCCGAACACCTGCTCTACGCGCTCGCGGACACCGACGTGTGCGCCGCGCTGCTGAAGGAACTGAAGCTGTCGCCGCAGGACATCAAGTCGTATATCGACGAGCATGCGCACACCGGCACGGCCGCCCCCGATGCGCCGCTCGACAAGCTGTCGATCTCGCCGCGCGTGAAGAAAGCCGTGCAATACGCGTTCCAGGCGTCGCGCGATCTCGGCCACTCGTATATCGGCCCCGAGCACCTGCTGATCGGGCTCGCATCGGTGCCGGACAGCATCGCCGGCACGCTGCTGAAGAAATACGGCGTGACGCCCGAGGCGCTGCGCCAGAAGGTCGTGAAGGTGGTCGGCAAGGGCGCCGAGGATGGCCGCGTCGATGCACCGACCGGCACGCCGAACCTCGACAAGTTCGGCCGCGACCTCACCGCGATCGCGCGCCAGGGCAAGCTCGACCCGGTGCTCGGCCGCGCGCAGGAAATCGAGAGCACGATCGAAGTGCTCGCGCGCCGCAAGAAGAACAACCCGGTGCTGATCGGCGAGCCGGGCGTCGGCAAGACGGCGATCGTCGAAGGGCTCGCGCAGCGGATCGTCAACGGCGACGTGCCCGAGGTGCTGCGCAACAAGCGGCTCGTCGAGGTCAACATCAACTCGATGGTGGCCGGCGCCAAGTATCGCGGCGAATTCGAGGAGCGCGCGAAGCAGCTGATCGACGAAGTCACCGCGAAGCAGGACGAACTGATCCTGTTCATCGACGAGCTGCATACGATCGTCGGCGCGGGCCAGGGCGGCGGCGAAGGCGGCCTCGACATCGCGAACGTGCTGAAGCCCGCGCTCGCGCGCGGCGAGCTGAGCCTGATCGGCGCGACGACGCTCAACGAATACCAGAAGTACATCGAGAAGGACGCCGCGCTCGAACGGCGCTTCCAGCCGGTGTTCGTGCCGGAGCCGAGCGTCGAGCAGACGATCGTGATCCTGCGCGGGCTGCGCGACAGCCTCGAGGCGCACCACCAGGTGACGTTCGCCGACGACGCGTTCGTCGCGGCTGCGGAATTCGCCGACCGCTACATCACGTCGCGCTTCCTGCCCGACAAGGCGATCGACCTGATCGACCAGGCCGCCGCGCGCGTGCGGATCGGCGCGACGTCGCGCCCGGTCGACATCCAGGAAGGCGAAGCGCAGATCGCGCAACTGAAGCGCGAGCAGGACTACGCGACGTCGCGCAAGCGCTTCGACGAAGCGAAGCAGTTCGAGGAGCAGATCAACGCGAAGCAGAAGGCGGTCGACGAAAAGATGGAGGCGTGGCAGCGCAAGACCGGTTCCGAAACGCTCGAGGTGACGGTCGAATCGGTCGCCGAGGTCGTGTCGCGGCTGACCGGCATCCCCGTGTCCGAACTCACGCAGGAAGAGCGCCAGAAGCTGCTGAAGATGGAGGAGCAGTTGCGCGAGCGCGTGGTCGGCCAGAGCGACGCGGTGGTGGCCGTCAGCGATGCCGTGCGGCTGTCGCGCGCGGGGCTCGGCCAGACGCACCGGCCGATCGCGACGTTCCTGTTCCTCGGGCCGACGGGCGTCGGCAAGACCGAGCTCGCGAAGGCACTGGCCGAGACCGTGTTCGGCGACGAGCAGGCGATCATCCGCATCGACATGTCCGAGTACATGGAACGGCACGCGGTCGCGCGGCTGATCGGCGCGCCGCCCGGCTACGTCGGCTACGACGAAGGCGGCCAGCTCACCGAGCGCGTGCGGCGCCGCCCGTACAGCGTGATCCTGCTCGACGAGATCGAGAAGGCGCACCCGGACGTCTACAACGTGCTGCTGCAGGTGTTCGACGACGGCCGCCTGACCGATGGCAAGGGCCGCGTGGTCGACTTCAGCAACACGATCATCATCGCGACGAGCAACCTCGGCGCCGCGATCATCATGGACAACCTGACGCAGCCGGAAGCCGCGCGCAAGACCGACAAGGCGATCCGCGACGAGCTGATGCAGGTGCTGAAGGGCCATTTCCGCCCCGAGTTCCTGAACCGGATCGACGAGGTGATCGTCTTCCACGCGCTGTCGAAGGAGAACATCCGCGCGATCGTGCAGATTCAGCTCGACCGCGTGGTGCGCACGGCCGCAGCGCAGGACATCACGCTCGTGATGGGCGATGCGCTCGTCGAGCACCTGACCGAAGCCGGCTACCAGCCCGAGTTCGGCGCGCGCGAGCTGAAGCGCCAGATCCGCCAGACCATCGAGACCAAGCTCGCGAAGGAGATCCTCGCCGACCGGCTGAAATCGGGCGACCGCGTCGAGGTCGACTACGACAAGGACAGCGACGAAGTGAAGTTCGACAAGCTCGCCGCGCCTGAAGCGAAGGACACGAAGGACGCGAAGAAAGACGCCGACGGCAAGGCGAAACCGAACGGCAACGCGGCCGCCAACGCATCCGGCGAAGCGAAGGACGGCGCTGCGCCTGCCGACGTGCCGCCGCCCACCGCGAAATCTTCGGCCAAGAAGTCGTCCGGCGCGAAGAAGGACGCGCACTGA
- a CDS encoding family 1 encapsulin nanocompartment shell protein, giving the protein MNNLHRELAPISSSAWEQIEEEVARTFKRSVAGRRVVDVDGPEGPELSAVGTGHLVEVSAPREHVNARLREVRTIVELTVPFELSRDAIDSVERGARDADWQPAKEAAQRLAFAEDNAIFDGYPAAGIVGIREGTSNRKLTLPADVSAYPDAISDALEALRLAGVDGPYSVVLGSDAYTALSEARDQGYPVLGHIKRIVSGEIIWAPALSGGCVLSMRGGDYALHLGEDVSIGYTSHTDKAVRLYLRETFTFLMLTSEASVAVAPQGNPAA; this is encoded by the coding sequence ATGAATAACCTGCACCGCGAACTCGCCCCGATCTCGTCGTCCGCCTGGGAACAAATCGAGGAGGAAGTGGCGCGCACCTTCAAACGATCGGTGGCCGGCCGCCGCGTCGTCGACGTCGACGGCCCCGAAGGCCCCGAGCTGTCGGCCGTCGGCACCGGGCACCTGGTGGAGGTCAGCGCGCCGCGCGAGCACGTGAACGCGCGGCTGCGCGAGGTCCGCACGATCGTCGAGCTGACGGTGCCGTTCGAGTTGAGCCGCGATGCGATCGACAGCGTCGAGCGCGGCGCGCGCGATGCCGACTGGCAACCGGCGAAGGAGGCCGCGCAGCGGCTCGCGTTCGCCGAGGACAACGCGATTTTCGACGGCTACCCGGCGGCCGGCATCGTCGGCATTCGCGAAGGCACGTCGAACCGCAAGCTCACGCTGCCGGCGGACGTCAGCGCGTACCCGGACGCGATCAGCGACGCGCTCGAAGCGCTGCGGCTTGCGGGCGTCGACGGCCCGTACTCGGTGGTGCTCGGCTCGGACGCGTATACCGCGCTCAGCGAGGCGCGCGACCAGGGTTATCCGGTCCTCGGCCACATCAAGCGGATCGTCAGCGGCGAGATCATCTGGGCGCCGGCGCTCAGCGGCGGCTGCGTGCTGTCGATGCGCGGCGGCGATTACGCGTTGCACCTCGGGGAAGACGTATCGATCGGCTACACGAGCCATACCGACAAGGCCGTCCGCCTGTACCTGCGCGAGACGTTCACGTTCCTGATGCTGACGAGCGAAGCATCGGTGGCCGTGGCGCCGCAGGGCAATCCGGCGGCCTGA
- a CDS encoding purine-cytosine permease family protein, with protein MTNVDRNASPMIEKHTIGYVPPAERHGKVRDLFTLWFGGNIAPLPIVTGALGVQLFHLNLMWGIVAIVVGQAVGGVLMALHSAQGPQMGIPQMIQSRAQFGSWGALLVTVIAAVMYVGFFASNIVLAGKSVHGIASSVPVPVGIVIGAVGSGLIGIVGYRFIHILNRIGTWVLGIGILVGFWMILTHVTTDDFLTRGGFNFAGWLATVSLSALWQIAFAPYVSDYSRYLPEDAGVASTFWATYLGCTIGSTLAFIFGSVAVLAVPAGADTMDAVKQATGPLGPLMLVLFLLSVISHNALNLYGAVLAVITSVQTFAYKWIPTAKTRAVVSVVIFVACCYAAIGASTNFVGNLVDLVLALLVVLVPWTAINLIDFYVIHKGKYDIKSIFMADGGIYGRFNPQALLAYAIGILVQIPFMNTPMYAGPIPAHLGGADLSWLVGLLLTSPLYYWLASRDSAYRRRQGSAHLPPTAAQ; from the coding sequence ATGACGAACGTGGACCGCAACGCGTCCCCGATGATAGAGAAACACACGATCGGCTACGTGCCGCCCGCGGAACGCCACGGCAAGGTGCGCGACCTGTTCACGCTCTGGTTCGGCGGCAATATCGCGCCGCTGCCGATCGTGACCGGCGCGCTCGGCGTGCAGCTGTTTCACCTGAACCTGATGTGGGGCATCGTCGCGATCGTCGTCGGCCAGGCGGTCGGCGGCGTGCTGATGGCGCTGCATTCCGCGCAGGGGCCGCAGATGGGCATCCCGCAGATGATCCAGAGCCGCGCGCAGTTCGGTTCGTGGGGTGCGCTGCTCGTCACGGTGATCGCGGCCGTGATGTACGTCGGTTTCTTCGCGTCGAACATCGTGCTCGCCGGCAAGTCGGTGCACGGCATCGCGTCGTCGGTGCCGGTGCCCGTCGGCATCGTGATCGGCGCGGTGGGCTCGGGGCTGATCGGCATCGTCGGCTACCGCTTCATCCATATCCTGAACCGCATCGGTACATGGGTGCTCGGCATCGGCATTCTCGTCGGCTTCTGGATGATCCTCACGCACGTGACGACCGACGATTTCCTGACGCGCGGCGGCTTCAACTTCGCGGGCTGGCTCGCGACGGTGTCGCTGTCGGCGTTGTGGCAGATCGCGTTCGCGCCGTACGTATCGGACTATTCGCGCTATCTGCCGGAGGATGCCGGCGTTGCGTCGACGTTCTGGGCGACCTACCTCGGCTGCACGATCGGCTCGACGCTCGCGTTCATCTTCGGTTCGGTCGCGGTGCTCGCGGTGCCGGCCGGCGCGGACACGATGGATGCGGTCAAGCAGGCGACCGGCCCGCTCGGCCCGCTGATGCTCGTGCTGTTCCTGCTGAGCGTGATCAGCCACAACGCGCTGAACCTGTACGGCGCGGTGCTCGCGGTGATCACGTCGGTGCAGACGTTCGCCTACAAGTGGATTCCGACTGCGAAGACGCGCGCTGTGGTGTCGGTCGTGATCTTCGTGGCGTGCTGCTACGCGGCGATCGGCGCGTCGACGAACTTCGTCGGCAACCTCGTCGATCTCGTGCTCGCGCTGCTGGTCGTGCTCGTGCCATGGACGGCAATCAACCTGATCGACTTCTACGTGATCCACAAGGGCAAGTACGACATCAAGTCGATCTTCATGGCGGACGGCGGCATCTACGGCCGTTTCAATCCGCAGGCGCTGCTCGCGTATGCGATCGGGATCCTCGTGCAGATTCCGTTCATGAACACGCCGATGTATGCGGGCCCGATTCCCGCGCATCTCGGCGGCGCGGACCTGTCGTGGCTCGTGGGGCTGCTGCTGACGTCGCCGCTGTACTACTGGCTCGCATCGCGCGACAGCGCGTATCGGCGCCGGCAGGGCAGTGCGCATCTGCCGCCGACGGCAGCGCAGTAA
- a CDS encoding LysR substrate-binding domain-containing protein produces MAHYTLRQLKYFVTTVESGSVAEASRQLFIAQPSISSAIKGLEESFGVKLFIRHHAQGVSLTPSGTRFYRKAQELLRIAHEFEQNALADNDVITGQIDIGCFETVAPLYLPQLIAGFRERYPGVNIRLRDGDQQELVQGLTSGTFDLALMYDHDLDGTIETEPLMPPQQPYVLLPENHRFAGQPHVSLRDLCVEPMILLDVQPSRTYFVSLFHELGLTPNIVFGSPSIEMVRGMVGQGFGFSLLVTRPHSEYTYDGRRVVTIGLSETVSPSGLVSARLKRGQLTKQAQSFVDFCRERLAQIVAESAR; encoded by the coding sequence GTGGCTCACTACACTTTGCGGCAACTGAAGTACTTCGTGACGACGGTGGAATCCGGCAGCGTCGCCGAGGCGTCGCGCCAGCTCTTCATCGCGCAGCCGTCGATCTCCAGCGCGATCAAGGGGCTCGAGGAAAGCTTCGGCGTGAAGCTGTTCATCCGCCATCACGCGCAGGGCGTGTCGCTGACGCCGAGCGGCACGCGTTTCTACCGGAAAGCGCAGGAGCTGCTGCGCATCGCGCATGAATTCGAACAGAACGCGCTCGCCGACAACGACGTGATCACCGGGCAGATCGACATCGGCTGCTTCGAGACGGTCGCGCCGCTCTATCTGCCGCAACTGATCGCGGGGTTTCGCGAGCGCTACCCGGGCGTCAACATCCGGCTGCGCGACGGCGACCAGCAGGAACTCGTGCAGGGCCTGACGTCCGGCACGTTCGATCTCGCGCTGATGTACGACCACGATCTCGACGGCACGATCGAAACCGAGCCGCTGATGCCGCCGCAGCAGCCGTACGTGCTGCTGCCGGAGAACCACCGGTTCGCGGGCCAGCCGCACGTGTCGCTACGCGATCTTTGCGTCGAACCGATGATCCTGCTCGACGTGCAGCCGAGCCGCACGTATTTCGTCAGCCTGTTTCATGAGCTCGGGCTGACGCCGAACATCGTGTTCGGCTCGCCGTCGATCGAGATGGTGCGCGGGATGGTCGGCCAGGGCTTCGGTTTCTCGCTGCTCGTCACGCGCCCGCATTCGGAATACACGTACGACGGCCGGCGCGTCGTGACGATCGGCCTCAGCGAAACGGTGAGCCCGTCGGGGCTCGTGAGCGCGCGCCTGAAACGCGGGCAGCTCACCAAGCAGGCGCAGTCGTTCGTCGATTTCTGCCGCGAGCGGCTCGCGCAGATCGTCGCGGAATCGGCGCGATAA